Proteins encoded in a region of the Malaciobacter mytili LMG 24559 genome:
- a CDS encoding HpcH/HpaI aldolase/citrate lyase family protein has translation MTHPNEALFESGKSLPVIPSCEHFAGSEKLILKAFEMQKKLGPVFDITCDCEDGAETGKEVEHANMIVRVVNSDANPYSMAGVRIHDHSHADWRQDVDILVPGAGEKLAYITLPKSTCYEDAKTQIEYIQAKCKEAGISKEIPIHVLIETHGALNDVEKIATLPWLQVLDFGLMDFVSGYQGAIPAINMRSPGQFDHRLIGAAKARVCQAAIQNHVIPCHNVTLDLKNPYQTYKDAERARNEFGFMRMWSIYPTQIQAIVDAMKPDFTELEDAQNILIKAQDAEWGPIQYDGELHDRATYRYFWELVQRSHFSGQKLQDEVVKRFFS, from the coding sequence ATGACACATCCAAATGAAGCACTATTTGAATCAGGAAAATCTTTACCAGTTATACCTTCTTGTGAGCACTTTGCAGGAAGTGAAAAACTAATTTTAAAAGCTTTTGAAATGCAAAAAAAATTAGGACCAGTTTTTGATATTACTTGTGACTGCGAAGATGGAGCAGAGACTGGAAAAGAAGTTGAACATGCAAATATGATAGTAAGAGTAGTTAATTCAGATGCTAATCCATACTCTATGGCTGGAGTTAGAATTCATGACCATTCTCATGCTGATTGGAGACAAGATGTTGATATTTTAGTACCAGGAGCAGGAGAAAAATTAGCATATATTACATTACCAAAATCTACTTGTTATGAAGATGCAAAAACACAAATTGAGTATATTCAAGCAAAATGTAAAGAAGCTGGAATAAGCAAAGAGATCCCAATTCACGTTTTAATTGAAACTCATGGGGCATTAAATGATGTTGAAAAAATTGCAACATTACCTTGGTTACAAGTATTAGATTTTGGATTAATGGATTTTGTTTCTGGATACCAAGGAGCAATTCCTGCAATTAATATGAGAAGTCCAGGTCAATTTGACCATAGATTAATTGGTGCAGCAAAAGCTAGAGTTTGTCAAGCAGCAATTCAAAATCATGTTATACCTTGTCATAATGTAACACTTGATTTAAAAAATCCTTATCAAACATATAAAGATGCAGAAAGAGCAAGAAATGAGTTTGGATTTATGAGAATGTGGTCAATTTATCCAACACAAATTCAGGCTATTGTAGATGCTATGAAACCAGACTTTACTGAGCTTGAAGATGCACAAAATATTTTAATAAAAGCACAAGATGCTGAGTGGGGACCAATACAGTATGATGGTGAGTTACATGATAGAGCTACATACAGATATTTTTGGGAACTTGTGCAAAGATCACACTTCTCTGGACAAAAATTACAAGATGAAGTTGTAAAAAGATTTTTTTCATAA
- a CDS encoding MaoC family dehydratase, with product MSKINLGNFFEDFTIGQKIVHPLPRTITDGDVSFYIALTGSRFALHSSDILAQEMGYKKKPLDDLLMFHLTFGKSVQDISLNAIANLGYAEVSFPNPVFTGDTVRLETEVIGLKENSNGKSGVVYVHSIGYNQNNEEVLNLKRWVMVHKKNHNETSGINQVPTFAKVQPIAKEINIPFLSNINIDATGGKYFFEDYIAGERLNHAEGITIDDSDHTLATKLYQNNAKVHFDDFMMKSTPMQQRLMYGGHVISIARSISFNGLQNAQWIYSINSGAHANPTFAGDTIYAFTEVIETINHEREDLGLLRLRTVGLKNKRPEEIETTFDENGKYLKEVVLDLDYTVVIPKKQK from the coding sequence TTGTCTAAAATTAATTTAGGAAACTTTTTTGAAGATTTTACAATCGGACAAAAAATAGTTCATCCACTTCCAAGAACAATTACAGATGGGGATGTATCTTTTTACATCGCCCTAACAGGAAGTAGATTTGCTTTACATTCATCTGATATTTTAGCTCAAGAGATGGGTTATAAAAAGAAACCTCTTGATGATTTACTAATGTTTCACTTAACATTTGGAAAATCAGTTCAAGATATTTCTTTAAATGCAATTGCAAATTTAGGATATGCAGAAGTTTCTTTTCCAAACCCTGTATTTACAGGAGATACTGTAAGACTAGAAACTGAAGTAATTGGGTTAAAAGAGAACTCAAATGGGAAAAGTGGTGTTGTTTATGTACATTCAATTGGTTATAACCAAAATAATGAAGAAGTATTAAACCTAAAAAGATGGGTTATGGTACATAAAAAGAATCATAATGAAACATCAGGAATAAATCAAGTTCCAACTTTTGCAAAAGTTCAACCAATTGCAAAAGAGATTAATATACCATTTTTATCAAATATAAATATTGATGCTACTGGTGGAAAATATTTTTTTGAAGATTATATTGCAGGAGAAAGATTAAACCATGCAGAGGGTATTACTATTGATGATAGTGACCATACTTTAGCAACTAAACTTTATCAAAATAACGCAAAAGTTCATTTTGATGATTTTATGATGAAAAGCACTCCAATGCAACAAAGACTTATGTATGGAGGACATGTAATTTCTATTGCAAGAAGTATTTCTTTTAATGGATTACAAAATGCACAATGGATTTACTCTATTAATAGTGGAGCTCACGCAAATCCAACATTTGCAGGAGATACAATCTATGCTTTTACAGAAGTAATAGAGACTATTAATCATGAAAGAGAAGATTTAGGATTATTAAGATTAAGAACTGTTGGGTTAAAAAATAAAAGACCTGAAGAAATTGAAACAACTTTTGATGAAAATGGAAAATATTTAAAAGAAGTTGTATTAGATTTAGACTACACAGTAGTTATTCCAAAAAAACAAAAATAA
- a CDS encoding aldolase/citrate lyase family protein — protein sequence MSSTIKIEVPEFLNIGVACTSAHLGTENENNTAMIIEDDKLGTDTITYKELSEKSDQICNFLTSIGLEARDRVLVCLKNSLAYPISFFGAIKAGIIAVPTSTLLSGSEVKYLAEDSQASAIVLSASMYENLVPYLENIDNLKTIIVAATDSIEGFKKPKGINVYALNDILANTDKTPNHYNSKSGEPAYLVYTSGTTGYPKGVLHSHRSLVGRTPATEYWFNFKKNDRIMHSGKFNWTYVLGSALMDPLYNGHTVIAYEGANDASTWINLIKKHECTIFIGVPTIYRQIIQKTDFTLNDCPSLRYCMSAGEHLSTEMIEAWRDRFKQDIFEAIGMSECSYYISHSVNNPIRPGSAGFVQPGHIVKLLNPETLEEVGVEEEGMICIGEDDPGLFLEYWQLEDETAKARHDGYFFTGDYAKKDKDGYIWFIGRKDDIINTFGFRVSPHEIERVVKTHPLVADCVAFGLEIEKEKTLVAIAVIGHNELTKEQEEEVLTFSQANLAKYKAPKRIFTMKDYPRTKNGKVLRKQLVKNLHDLEHAKEEGEEITEYKARRSMLFIPSYNRNNVEKAKTVLADTVIFDFEAILQEQRDVGREVLRTFYKEEGSKFGDSERVLRINNLGTEDLQKDLQLARDIEIDGLLFSKIETKEDVLEAVRIIDEVNPNLTLMIMIETPLSVLNIQDICSASSRVEVVVAGSNKLANRLQIDIKKGSKAMFNYLSQIALAAKAYGKIVIDGPYYDVHDEFACEDSTKDAYNLGFDGKSLIHPVQIEYINDIFTPKQSEVTDYEEMIAKYEEAAKDGREVIIYNNKLIDSSRIKWAKKKIALYETYKSLGQNLFGK from the coding sequence ATGAGTTCAACAATTAAAATTGAAGTACCAGAATTTTTAAATATTGGTGTTGCTTGTACTTCTGCTCATCTAGGAACAGAAAATGAAAACAACACTGCTATGATTATTGAAGATGATAAATTAGGAACTGATACAATAACTTATAAAGAGTTATCAGAGAAATCAGACCAAATTTGTAATTTCCTTACTAGTATTGGGTTAGAAGCAAGAGATAGAGTTTTAGTATGTTTAAAAAACTCTTTAGCTTACCCTATTTCATTTTTTGGTGCAATTAAAGCTGGAATTATTGCTGTTCCTACTTCTACACTTTTAAGTGGTTCAGAAGTTAAATATCTTGCTGAAGATTCACAAGCAAGTGCCATTGTTTTATCTGCTTCTATGTATGAGAATTTAGTTCCATATCTAGAAAATATAGATAATTTAAAAACTATTATTGTTGCAGCAACAGATAGTATTGAAGGTTTTAAAAAGCCAAAAGGTATAAATGTATATGCTTTAAATGATATTTTAGCAAATACTGATAAAACACCAAATCATTATAACTCAAAATCAGGTGAGCCTGCATATTTAGTTTATACATCAGGAACTACAGGGTATCCAAAAGGTGTTTTACATTCTCATAGATCATTAGTTGGAAGAACTCCTGCTACTGAATATTGGTTTAATTTTAAAAAGAATGATAGGATTATGCACTCTGGTAAGTTTAACTGGACATATGTATTAGGTTCTGCATTAATGGATCCATTATATAATGGTCATACAGTTATTGCTTATGAAGGAGCAAATGATGCTTCTACTTGGATTAACTTAATTAAAAAACATGAATGTACTATATTTATTGGTGTTCCAACAATTTATAGACAAATTATTCAAAAAACTGATTTTACATTAAATGATTGTCCAAGTTTAAGATATTGTATGAGTGCGGGAGAGCATCTATCTACTGAGATGATTGAAGCATGGAGAGATAGATTTAAACAAGATATTTTTGAAGCAATTGGAATGAGTGAATGTTCTTATTATATTTCTCACTCTGTTAATAATCCAATTAGACCTGGAAGTGCAGGATTTGTTCAACCAGGACATATTGTAAAACTTCTTAATCCTGAAACTTTAGAAGAAGTTGGAGTGGAAGAAGAAGGGATGATTTGTATAGGAGAAGATGATCCAGGATTATTCTTAGAGTATTGGCAACTTGAAGATGAAACAGCTAAAGCTAGACACGATGGATATTTCTTCACAGGAGATTATGCTAAAAAAGATAAAGATGGATATATTTGGTTTATTGGTAGAAAAGATGATATTATCAATACTTTCGGATTTAGAGTATCTCCACATGAAATTGAAAGAGTTGTAAAAACTCATCCTTTAGTAGCTGATTGTGTTGCTTTTGGTTTAGAAATAGAAAAAGAGAAGACTTTAGTGGCTATTGCTGTAATTGGTCATAATGAATTAACAAAAGAGCAAGAAGAAGAAGTTTTAACATTTTCTCAAGCTAACTTAGCAAAATATAAAGCTCCAAAGAGAATCTTTACTATGAAAGATTATCCAAGAACAAAAAATGGAAAAGTTCTTAGAAAACAATTAGTAAAAAATCTTCACGATTTAGAGCATGCAAAAGAAGAAGGAGAAGAGATAACTGAATATAAAGCTAGAAGATCTATGCTTTTTATCCCTTCTTATAATAGAAATAATGTAGAAAAAGCTAAAACAGTTTTAGCAGATACTGTAATCTTTGATTTTGAAGCAATTTTACAAGAGCAAAGAGATGTAGGAAGAGAAGTTTTAAGAACTTTTTATAAAGAAGAAGGTTCTAAATTCGGTGATTCAGAAAGGGTTTTAAGAATTAATAACCTTGGAACAGAAGATTTACAAAAAGATTTACAATTAGCAAGAGATATAGAAATTGATGGTTTATTATTCTCTAAAATTGAGACAAAAGAAGATGTTTTAGAAGCAGTTAGAATTATTGATGAAGTTAATCCTAATTTAACTTTAATGATTATGATTGAAACACCTCTTTCTGTTTTAAATATTCAAGATATTTGTAGTGCTAGTTCTAGAGTTGAAGTTGTAGTTGCAGGTTCAAATAAACTAGCAAATAGACTTCAAATTGATATTAAAAAAGGTTCAAAAGCTATGTTTAACTATCTATCGCAAATTGCCCTTGCTGCAAAAGCCTATGGTAAGATAGTTATTGATGGACCATATTATGATGTACATGATGAGTTTGCTTGTGAAGACTCAACTAAAGATGCATATAACTTAGGATTTGATGGTAAATCACTAATTCATCCAGTACAAATTGAATATATCAATGATATTTTCACTCCAAAACAAAGTGAAGTAACTGATTATGAAGAGATGATTGCTAAATATGAAGAAGCAGCAAAAGATGGTAGAGAAGTAATTATTTATAATAATAAATTAATTGATAGTTCTAGAATTAAATGGGCTAAAAAGAAAATAGCTCTTTATGAAACATATAAATCATTAGGTCAAAACCTATTTGGTAAATAA
- a CDS encoding HpcH/HpaI aldolase/citrate lyase family protein, translating to MTSSHLDLSKLTANDDLTPVLGGYWPGIQIYYPPIKFNPLDGTYESMEQAKLRLQKHAYKTKAHTVLFDLEDGCRQKAMSRELLIQELPKFPQRDFQIAVRINPFRTEEYEEDLKMLKQIHKYIDVIVLAKAGEVYGDAEIRDLSSWLVSINANLTIQPIIEHPKSLQIASDLMDYSTVKHVVFGIHDFSKAMAYKITPEGWIDELKTFFNILTMEARIKGAGVIGGVEVLLTPNSLPDSCVEKKDIRRWLDLHGDEASRHVYAHARKECAMGLTGKQVITPNHINVCKVAFTPSPNEIEHDVAVLKAAIEADALLSGAIRYEGEMLDPPMFGKALQNILRAYALRSLSPEHQEFALNVLNRMPIHTFRENWPYGQI from the coding sequence ATGACATCATCACATTTAGATTTATCAAAATTAACAGCAAATGATGACTTAACGCCAGTGCTAGGTGGGTACTGGCCAGGTATTCAAATATACTATCCCCCAATTAAGTTCAATCCATTAGATGGTACATATGAAAGTATGGAACAAGCAAAATTAAGATTACAAAAACATGCATATAAGACAAAAGCACATACTGTACTTTTTGACTTAGAAGATGGTTGTAGACAAAAAGCAATGAGTAGAGAACTTCTTATTCAAGAACTTCCAAAGTTCCCACAAAGAGATTTTCAAATTGCAGTTAGAATAAATCCTTTTAGAACTGAAGAGTATGAAGAGGATTTAAAAATGTTAAAACAAATTCATAAATATATAGATGTAATTGTTTTAGCAAAAGCTGGAGAGGTTTATGGAGATGCTGAGATTAGAGACTTATCTTCTTGGTTAGTTTCTATTAATGCTAATTTAACAATTCAACCAATTATTGAGCATCCAAAATCACTTCAAATTGCATCAGATTTAATGGATTATTCAACGGTAAAACATGTAGTATTTGGAATTCATGACTTTTCTAAAGCAATGGCTTATAAAATTACGCCAGAGGGTTGGATAGATGAGTTAAAAACATTTTTTAATATTCTTACTATGGAAGCAAGAATTAAAGGTGCAGGAGTTATTGGTGGGGTTGAAGTTTTATTAACACCAAACTCATTACCTGATTCATGTGTAGAGAAAAAAGATATTAGAAGATGGTTAGATTTACATGGAGATGAAGCATCAAGACATGTATATGCTCACGCAAGAAAAGAGTGTGCAATGGGACTTACAGGAAAACAAGTAATTACACCTAATCATATTAATGTATGTAAAGTTGCATTTACTCCAAGTCCAAATGAAATTGAACATGATGTTGCAGTATTAAAAGCAGCAATTGAAGCAGATGCTTTATTAAGTGGTGCGATTAGATATGAAGGTGAGATGTTAGATCCACCAATGTTTGGAAAAGCATTACAAAATATTTTAAGAGCTTATGCTTTAAGAAGCCTAAGCCCAGAACATCAAGAATTTGCATTAAATGTATTAAATAGAATGCCAATTCATACATTTAGAGAAAACTGGCCATATGGTCAAATTTAG
- a CDS encoding IclR family transcriptional regulator, producing the protein MQQQQKQNKSLSKGLCVLKEVMTSNKPLTANALCQKLQIDKSTMSRLITTLMNENFLEYKDNTKEIILSDIVRKIVYKDDREKIVQKTQGLLDEIFYLTDECSYIGIFDNNAVLYLNQVDKSKRVLKTRNSVGLHAPIHTNAFGKAILAFNEKIDLNTIDLKKYTTNTITSITKLTKELELIKERGYAIGIEEHEFGLCSVAVPYFNNKGEFIGTVGVSGLSVRMNEAKLHEYGQKIFALVNPSLK; encoded by the coding sequence GTGCAACAACAACAAAAACAAAATAAATCTTTATCAAAAGGCTTATGTGTATTAAAAGAGGTGATGACAAGCAATAAACCTCTTACAGCTAATGCACTTTGTCAAAAATTACAAATTGATAAAAGTACAATGTCAAGATTAATTACTACACTAATGAATGAGAATTTTTTAGAGTATAAGGATAATACAAAAGAGATAATTTTAAGTGATATTGTAAGAAAAATAGTTTATAAAGATGATAGAGAAAAAATAGTTCAAAAAACTCAAGGTTTATTAGATGAAATCTTTTATTTAACTGATGAGTGTTCATATATTGGTATTTTTGATAACAATGCTGTTTTATATTTAAATCAAGTAGATAAATCAAAAAGAGTTTTAAAAACAAGAAATTCCGTAGGACTTCATGCTCCAATTCATACAAATGCCTTTGGAAAAGCTATTTTAGCTTTTAATGAAAAAATTGATTTAAATACAATTGATTTGAAAAAATATACCACAAATACAATTACAAGTATTACAAAACTAACTAAAGAATTAGAGTTAATAAAAGAAAGAGGTTATGCTATTGGAATAGAAGAGCATGAGTTTGGTTTATGTTCTGTGGCTGTTCCTTATTTTAATAATAAAGGAGAGTTTATTGGAACAGTGGGAGTTTCTGGACTTTCTGTTAGAATGAATGAAGCAAAACTTCATGAATATGGACAAAAGATTTTTGCATTGGTGAACCCATCTTTAAAATAG
- a CDS encoding zinc-binding metallopeptidase family protein: MNNIIEIFKEITTIPRCSGTHKPFINYMKEYALKYDFLCLVDKYNNILCKKAISNAKLSFQSHYDIVCLSDNCVPIIVQEADLLKAENSTLGSDNGIGCAYMLYLMSQGYDCEYLFTSDEEIGLIGANNLELKLNAQYMLNLDSEEEGEICIGCAGGVDIFGKNFNRKIVANNENLELYEITISNLQGGHSGVDIDKNIPNALKLLAKTVKECEGKLLDINGGERINSIPANAKAIIAAKQQPTACHENMKIEKINTKSEHLNILDEKIIEFIYTFANGIRAYDKTLNVVRDSINLARIKTTIDCVEIELSARSMDNYELKTLKEETKALLSNFNFEVTTNGKYPAWKPDINDFTTIVHTIYKKHNENASLEAIHAGLECAIFKDKFPNIKVASIGPTINFPHSKKEQVSIKSVENVFKVVEEITKQYT; the protein is encoded by the coding sequence GTGAATAATATAATTGAAATCTTTAAAGAAATAACAACTATTCCTAGATGTAGTGGAACACATAAGCCTTTTATTAACTATATGAAAGAGTATGCTTTAAAATATGATTTTTTATGTTTAGTTGATAAATATAATAATATTTTATGTAAAAAAGCAATTTCAAATGCAAAATTAAGTTTCCAAAGTCATTATGATATTGTTTGCTTAAGTGATAATTGTGTGCCAATTATTGTTCAAGAAGCAGATTTACTAAAAGCTGAAAATTCAACACTAGGAAGTGACAATGGAATTGGTTGTGCTTATATGTTGTATTTAATGAGTCAAGGTTATGATTGTGAATACCTTTTTACAAGTGATGAAGAAATAGGACTAATAGGTGCAAATAATTTAGAACTTAAATTAAATGCCCAATATATGCTAAATTTAGATAGTGAAGAAGAAGGTGAAATTTGTATTGGCTGTGCAGGTGGAGTTGATATTTTTGGAAAAAACTTTAATAGAAAAATAGTTGCAAATAATGAAAATCTTGAACTATATGAAATTACTATTTCAAATTTACAAGGTGGACATAGTGGAGTTGATATAGATAAAAATATTCCAAATGCTTTAAAATTATTAGCGAAAACTGTTAAAGAGTGCGAAGGAAAACTTTTAGATATAAATGGGGGAGAAAGAATTAACTCAATTCCTGCAAATGCAAAAGCAATAATTGCAGCAAAACAACAACCAACTGCTTGCCATGAAAATATGAAAATAGAAAAGATAAATACAAAAAGTGAACATTTAAATATTTTAGATGAAAAAATTATTGAGTTTATTTATACTTTTGCAAATGGTATTAGAGCATATGATAAAACTTTAAATGTAGTAAGAGATTCTATTAATTTAGCTCGAATAAAAACAACTATTGATTGTGTAGAAATTGAACTAAGTGCAAGATCAATGGATAATTATGAATTAAAAACACTAAAAGAAGAGACAAAAGCTTTATTAAGTAATTTTAATTTTGAAGTTACAACAAATGGAAAATATCCAGCTTGGAAACCAGATATAAATGACTTTACTACAATAGTTCATACTATTTATAAAAAACATAATGAAAATGCTTCTTTAGAGGCAATTCATGCAGGTTTAGAATGTGCAATTTTTAAAGATAAATTTCCAAATATTAAAGTTGCTTCTATTGGACCTACTATAAATTTTCCCCACTCTAAAAAAGAGCAAGTAAGTATAAAATCTGTTGAAAATGTATTTAAAGTAGTTGAAGAAATAACAAAACAATATACCTAA
- a CDS encoding sensor domain-containing phosphodiesterase — protein sequence MQLKNYLFEDLENLEKYIKNEIFQFLQKEIFIQLFLSNTNSIQLKNILTSLKTLLPNCKIVGSSTKNIINNSTRQKDKLLISFSIFDKTKVRTIYTNNFENSNAIKLSKEFITNETKAILVFNCKRENKIESFLDGFNFNLKNQVLVGGNATSFNSSSKAFLIEDTNIYEEGIVLVALDSKDLIVSTNHIFNWSKVGKEMTITKLEDNKVYEIDNIPILELYKKYFGDEIDFNLTGSLISFPLVKEIDGIDIARSIISVEEDNSFIYAGELKVGDKVRFALGNLDEIYNNSLNLQKELSTQPIEAIYVYTCKERNYFLSEQLDIELKAISQVANTAGLFTRGEFYKISNNIVQMNITTTLLTLSESTEIKNFKPLETKYKKYSSLKALINLVNKVQEELDENINYLNQYKNAIDKQTIVSKTTPQGIITEVNSKFCEISGYSKEELLGKPHNIVRHPEFPKENFFKMWETIKNKEVFQGIIKNMAKDGKSYFVDTVIKPILDKNGNIVEYLGLRHDITAFMNQKIQLKEELKTLVNPFLAIVKIEDYKLLKDFYDDEIIHQIEDKFSLEILNFLPSKSGYEKVYVLGEGSYAFIKDLDNNSKAQIEYEIALLKKFQTNVKYATLDFINFEFDISVIISVSNALKNTYKEAKLGIEKLNKTKKDFIYAQDLSINLNEIAKNNIETIKMIKKAILTNNITSYFQPIYNNKTKQIEKYESLVRLIDNQGKIISPYFFIDIAKKGRYYKQITNIVIDNSFNAMKKLQKAVTINLSIIDIEDEHLRNKIYNNLASIGSLAQNVTFELLEDENVRDFSIVKEFIHKVKTYGVNIAIDDFGSGYSNFERLLDFEPTILKIDGSLIKNILTDSFSRNIVEAIILFAKKEKLKTVAEFVSSKEIFDLVNELDIDYSQGYYISEPKALLDLI from the coding sequence TTGCAGTTAAAAAATTATTTATTTGAAGATTTAGAAAATTTAGAAAAATATATAAAAAATGAGATTTTTCAGTTTTTGCAAAAAGAGATTTTTATACAACTATTTTTGTCAAATACAAACTCAATACAATTAAAAAATATTTTAACTAGTTTAAAAACCTTACTTCCAAATTGTAAAATAGTTGGTTCTTCAACTAAAAATATTATTAATAATTCAACTAGACAAAAAGATAAATTACTAATTAGTTTTTCAATTTTTGATAAAACAAAAGTTAGGACAATTTATACTAATAATTTTGAAAATTCAAATGCGATAAAGCTTTCTAAAGAGTTTATAACAAATGAAACTAAAGCTATTTTAGTTTTTAATTGTAAAAGAGAAAATAAGATAGAAAGCTTTTTAGATGGCTTTAATTTTAATTTAAAAAATCAAGTTTTAGTGGGTGGAAATGCTACTTCTTTTAACTCTTCTAGTAAAGCTTTTTTAATAGAAGATACAAATATTTATGAAGAAGGCATAGTTTTAGTTGCCCTTGATTCAAAAGATTTAATAGTTTCAACAAATCATATTTTCAACTGGTCAAAAGTTGGAAAAGAGATGACTATTACAAAGTTAGAAGATAATAAAGTTTATGAAATAGATAATATTCCTATTTTAGAGCTTTATAAAAAATATTTTGGTGATGAAATAGATTTTAATTTAACAGGTTCACTTATCTCTTTTCCTTTAGTTAAAGAAATAGATGGAATTGATATAGCTAGAAGTATAATTAGTGTAGAAGAGGATAATAGTTTTATTTATGCAGGAGAGTTAAAAGTTGGAGATAAAGTAAGATTTGCACTAGGTAATCTTGATGAGATTTATAATAACTCTTTAAACTTACAAAAAGAATTAAGTACTCAACCAATAGAAGCTATATATGTATATACTTGCAAAGAAAGAAACTATTTTTTATCTGAACAATTGGATATTGAATTAAAAGCTATCTCTCAAGTTGCAAATACAGCTGGTCTTTTTACAAGAGGTGAGTTTTATAAAATATCTAATAATATTGTTCAAATGAATATTACAACAACTCTTTTAACTTTAAGTGAATCTACTGAAATTAAAAATTTTAAACCTTTAGAAACAAAATATAAAAAATACTCTTCTTTAAAAGCTTTAATAAATCTTGTAAATAAAGTACAAGAAGAACTTGATGAAAATATTAACTATTTAAATCAATATAAAAATGCAATTGATAAACAAACAATAGTTTCAAAAACAACTCCACAAGGCATAATTACAGAAGTAAATAGTAAGTTTTGTGAAATTTCTGGATATAGTAAAGAAGAATTACTTGGTAAGCCACATAATATTGTAAGGCATCCTGAATTTCCTAAAGAGAATTTTTTTAAGATGTGGGAAACCATAAAAAATAAAGAGGTTTTTCAAGGAATAATTAAAAATATGGCAAAAGATGGAAAGTCTTATTTTGTTGATACAGTAATTAAACCTATTTTGGATAAAAATGGCAATATTGTTGAGTATTTAGGTCTAAGACATGATATTACAGCTTTTATGAATCAAAAGATTCAATTAAAAGAAGAACTTAAAACTTTAGTTAATCCTTTTTTAGCAATTGTAAAAATTGAAGATTATAAGTTATTAAAAGATTTTTATGATGATGAGATAATTCATCAAATAGAAGATAAGTTTTCCCTTGAAATTTTAAATTTTTTACCTTCTAAATCTGGATATGAAAAAGTGTATGTGTTAGGTGAAGGTTCATATGCTTTTATTAAAGATTTAGATAATAATAGTAAAGCTCAAATTGAATATGAAATTGCTTTATTAAAAAAGTTTCAAACAAATGTTAAATATGCAACTTTAGATTTTATTAATTTTGAGTTTGATATTAGCGTAATAATTAGTGTAAGTAATGCTTTAAAAAATACATATAAAGAGGCAAAACTAGGAATAGAGAAACTAAATAAAACTAAAAAAGATTTTATTTATGCTCAAGATTTAAGTATTAACTTAAATGAAATTGCCAAAAATAATATTGAAACTATTAAGATGATTAAAAAGGCGATTTTAACAAATAATATAACTTCTTATTTTCAGCCAATATACAATAATAAAACAAAGCAAATTGAAAAATATGAATCTTTAGTTAGATTAATAGATAATCAAGGAAAAATTATCTCTCCATATTTTTTTATTGATATTGCAAAAAAAGGAAGATACTATAAACAAATTACAAATATTGTAATAGATAACTCTTTTAATGCAATGAAAAAGCTGCAAAAAGCAGTTACTATAAATCTATCTATTATTGATATTGAAGATGAACATTTAAGAAATAAAATCTATAATAATTTAGCTTCAATTGGAAGTTTAGCTCAAAATGTAACTTTTGAACTTTTAGAAGATGAAAATGTAAGAGATTTTTCAATTGTAAAAGAGTTTATTCATAAAGTTAAAACTTATGGAGTAAATATTGCTATTGATGATTTTGGTTCTGGATACTCAAATTTTGAAAGATTATTGGATTTTGAACCAACTATTTTAAAAATTGATGGTTCACTTATTAAAAATATTTTAACAGATAGTTTTAGTAGAAATATAGTAGAAGCTATTATTTTATTTGCTAAAAAAGAGAAATTAAAAACAGTTGCAGAATTTGTTTCTTCTAAAGAGATTTTTGATTTAGTAAATGAACTTGATATTGATTATTCTCAAGGTTACTATATTTCTGAACCTAAAGCTTTATTAGACTTAATATAA